A segment of the Aridibaculum aurantiacum genome:
TGATACAATGGTAGGCGAAAGAGGTGTAACACTTAGCGGCGGTCAAAAGCAACGTATATCTATTGCCCGTGCTTTGGTAAAACAACCTGCGTTGGTAGTGTTGGATGATAGTTTAAGTGCTGTAGACACAGCTACAGAAAACACTATTTTAAACAACCTAAATACAAGACTGAAGGATAAAACTGCACTCATCATTACGCATCGGATCTTCAGGCAAATACGTTTTGATAAAATAGTAGTAATGGAAGATGGAGTGATAACAGAGCAGGGAAATCATGATGATTTGATAGGCAAAAACGGCTATTATGCACAACTGTATGCCATGCAGGGAAGGCAGCATGAGCAACATTAAAATCTTTCATCAGATTTTAATTGACAGCATTCCATTTAAATTTTGGCATTTCAAAATGAGCCCTATATTTGTGCCTCATTGTTTTTATACAATCCTTAACAACAAAACTAACCACTGTGGCGTACGACAACAACGAACAAAAAATTGAGAGTGTTTACAGTAAGAGAATCAGGGCGGGAAAAAGAAGAACTTATTTTTTTGATGTTAGAGCAACCCGAAGCAATGACTACTTTTTAACCATAACAGAAAGCAGGAAGCGTTTCAACGATAATGGTTACGACAGGCATAAGATTTTTTTGTATAAAGAAGACTTCAACAAGTTTATAAAAGCTTTGAACGAAGCCGTTGATTATGTGAAGACAGACCTGATGCCGGATTTTGATTTTGATGCATTTAACCACGACTACGATGAGAACGGAAATGGTTATGCAGAAGGAACAAACGGTTATCATGAAAGTGTAGCTGAAGTGGCTGCAGAGGTAGAAGAGGTTGTAGAAACAATTGCTGTTTCATCTCATTCTGCTGCAGTTGCTGAAGTTCCGGTATCGGAGCCAGTAAACCTGAGCAGCGAGGAAGTAG
Coding sequences within it:
- a CDS encoding DUF3276 family protein, whose protein sequence is MAYDNNEQKIESVYSKRIRAGKRRTYFFDVRATRSNDYFLTITESRKRFNDNGYDRHKIFLYKEDFNKFIKALNEAVDYVKTDLMPDFDFDAFNHDYDENGNGYAEGTNGYHESVAEVAAEVEEVVETIAVSSHSAAVAEVPVSEPVNLSSEEVDKW